In the Telopea speciosissima isolate NSW1024214 ecotype Mountain lineage unplaced genomic scaffold, Tspe_v1 Tspe_v1.0517, whole genome shotgun sequence genome, TGCGAGTagtgaagaagcttgaacaagcaGGCATGCTCGATTGTCTGCAACTCCTGCATTTTCACATTGGATCGCAGATCCCATCGACGACCCTGCTAGCCGATGGGGTTCGTGAGTCCGCGCAGATTTACTGCGAGCTTGTCCGTCTGGGTGCTGGCATGCGAGTCATTGACATTGGTGGCGGCCTGGGCATCGATTACGATGGATCGCGTTCGACCGAATCAGACCTATCGGTTGGTTACGGACTTGAAGAGTATGCCGCCGCTGTAGTTCAAGCAGTTCGTCATGCTTGTGACCAGAAATTTGTGAAGCACCCAGTGATTTGTAGCGAGAGCGGGCGGGCAATTGTGTCTCACCACTCCGTTCTGATCTTTGAAGCAATGTCTGCTACTGCGGTGAATAAGCAGCCGATGTCGTCGTTAGGTCTCAATCTTCAGTATTTAGTCGACGAATTTTCAGAGGAAGCTCGAGCAGATTACAGGAACCTGACCGCAGCAGCAGTGCGCGGCGAGTCGGAAACTTGTTTGCTGTACACTGATATGCTCAAGCAAAGGTGCATCCAGCAATTCAAGGAAGGCTTATTGGATCTTGAACACCTTGCGGCTGTGGACAGTCTCTGCGATTTATTTTCCAAGGCGTTAGGAGTATCAGATCCAGTCCGCAGGTATAATGTGAATCTCTCTCTGTTTACTTCCATCCCTGACTTCTGGGCAATTGGGCAGATATTCCCAATAATTCCGATCCATCGCCTAGATCAAAGGCCAGGGGTGAGGGGGATACTATCGGATTTGACGTGCGACAGCGACGGGAAGGTTGACAAGTTTATCGGCGGGGAGTCGAGCTTGCCCCTGCATGAGTTGGATGGGGAAGGTGGTCTTGATGGAGGATATTACTTGGGGATGTTCTTGGGCGGGGCTTACGAGGAAGCGCTCGGTGGGTTGCACAACCTTTTTGGCGGCCCGAACGTGGTTCGTGTGTCGCATAGTGACGGACCACACAGCTTCGCATTGACGCGAGTAGTGCCGGGGCCGTCTTGTGGGGATGTGCTACGGGCGATGCAGCACGAGCCGGAGCTCATGTTCGAGGTACTCAAGCACCGTGTAGAGGAGTGCGGACACGAGGACGAAATGGCCCGTGCCGCTCTGGCGAGCGGCCTTGCCCGCTCCTTCCACAGC is a window encoding:
- the LOC122648152 gene encoding arginine decarboxylase-like — its product is MPALTCLDAAILPGYALAGDGSLPVPEIFSGAPSATNTTSSLHWSPSLSASLYRIDRWGPPYFSVNSSGNITVRPYGADTLPHQEIDLMKVVKKVSEPKSAGGLGLQFPLIVRFPDVLKNRLESLQSAFDYAIQSQGYESHYQGVYPVKCNQDRFVVEDIVEFGSSFRFGLEAGSKPELLLAMSCLCKGSPEAFLVCNGFKDAEYISLALIARKLDLHTVIVIEQEEEVDLVIDLSRKLLVRPVIGVRAKLRTKHSGHFGGTSGEKGKFGLTTMQILRVVKKLEQAGMLDCLQLLHFHIGSQIPSTTLLADGVRESAQIYCELVRLGAGMRVIDIGGGLGIDYDGSRSTESDLSVGYGLEEYAAAVVQAVRHACDQKFVKHPVICSESGRAIVSHHSVLIFEAMSATAVNKQPMSSLGLNLQYLVDEFSEEARADYRNLTAAAVRGESETCLLYTDMLKQRCIQQFKEGLLDLEHLAAVDSLCDLFSKALGVSDPVRRYNVNLSLFTSIPDFWAIGQIFPIIPIHRLDQRPGVRGILSDLTCDSDGKVDKFIGGESSLPLHELDGEGGLDGGYYLGMFLGGAYEEALGGLHNLFGGPNVVRVSHSDGPHSFALTRVVPGPSCGDVLRAMQHEPELMFEVLKHRVEECGHEDEMARAALASGLARSFHSMPYLTPAATCAMANNNAYYYCGEAENSVNEDTRAAVGDDDQWTYCCA